A portion of the Cryptomeria japonica chromosome 5, Sugi_1.0, whole genome shotgun sequence genome contains these proteins:
- the LOC131028473 gene encoding disease resistance protein RUN1-like, producing MFDSRSSIIIPIFYDIQPSDLRHVNQGAYAGAFQQHREKGRATIQQLDSWISALNKVSAISGVVISTEEDDLGERLEEIVEIILKEVRREDLDVGKYPVGPGTPSIGRAFRKGVLGASGKSNLAIHLYNSKRSQFQRCCFLSQVSKTDLRALQQTLLRDLLCDQKLGFQDTLRGRSMLRDRLRGLKRVLIVFDDMANTEQVENLLFVKDVVGNGSLLLVTSETKLYSENVQELFYWHAFGHSEPVDDLQNMVEELVGMCSGFPLALKVLAGQLHREHDPGKWKKELESLRKQLQKTVRGGIRRDDENCLKWNGFTLKDTAGKTAWHPFLQATRRTLDDCKWLNRDDDDQLPYEYIYGLKLLALLHNSPLLQRLNIVSRDLIWLRLRRSKETSTPILSRRGINNLIPASTIPLLHLQELTVTCTSDSQMYNPWTAGPSTAGFRKLKLASKISGSLRPPIPSKAVSTKLSSVSNAPDLFQSQINIGHWLWEWKLILRNLGKISTLEYLDCEGCSMLNELPEGMEAQKSLQHLNVLYTELTKFPQDLEQLENLKELLIGSSKLVELPSSLYTLSRLTGLTLLGCTKRFYIDNSIEKLVHLERARIYNCGLKALPERIAWMNMKILDV from the exons ATGTTTGATTCTCGTTCTAGTATTATTATTCCCATCTTTTATGACATTCAACCTTCAGACCTTCGCCATGTTAACCAAGGAGCATATGCCGGAGCCTTTCAACAACACAGAGAGAAGGGCAGGGCTACCATACAACAACTGGACAGCTGGATAAGTGCCCTCAATAAAGTGTCTGCCATTTCTGGCGTGGTGATCAGCACAGAGGAAGA TGACCTTGGAGAGCGTCTGGAAGAAATTGTGGAGATTATATTAAAAGAAGTCAGAAGGGAAGATCTGGATGTGGGTAAATACCCTGTGGGTCCTGGGACTCCGTCAATCGGCAGAGCATTTCGAAAGGGAG TACTTGGTGCATCAGGCAAATCAAATCTGGCTATTCATCTCTACAATTCCAAGCGTTCTCAATTCCAGAGATGTTGTTTCTTGTCTCAGGTGAGTAAAACCGATTTACGCGCTCTGCAGCAAACTCTGCTTAGGGATCTTCTCTGTGATCAGAAATTGGGTTTTCAGGACACGCTTAGAGGGAGGAGCATGCTTCGAGATCGTCTACGAGGGTTGAAAcgtgttttgattgtttttgatgATATGGCTAATACAGAGCAAGTAGAGAACTTGTTATTTGTGAAGGATGTTGTTGGAAATGGCAGTCTGCTTTTGGTGACATCTGAGACCAAACTTT ATTCAGAAAATGTCCAAGAGCTCTTCTATTGGCACGCTTTCGGGCACTCTGAACCAGTAGACGATTTGCAAAATATGGTTGAAGAGTTGGTTGGTATGTGTAGTGGGTTTCCATTGGCTTTGAAAGTTTTAGCGGGGCAGCTCCACAGAGAACATGATCCAGGGAAATGGAAGAAGGAATTGGAAAGTCTACGGAAACAACTGCAGAAAAC GGTTCGAGGAGGAATTCGTAGAGATGACGAGAATTGCCTGAAGTGGAACGGATTCACTCTCAAAGATACTGCAGGGAAAACGGCATGGCACCCATTCTTACAAGCTACACGTCGCACCCTGGATGATTGTAAATGGCTCAACCGAGACGATGATGATCAGTTGCCATATGAATATATATACGGATTAAAACTTCTGGCGTTGCTGCATAATTCCCCTCTTCTTCAGCGATTGAATATTGTGTCCAGAGATTTGATATGGTTGCGCTTGCGTCGATCCAAGGAAACTTCTACTCCTATCCTTTCACGGAGAGGTATAAACAATCTCATTCCAGCTTCTACTATC CCTCTTTTACATCTGCAAGAATTGACAGTCACGTGCACAAGTGACTCTCAGATGTACAATCCATGGACGGCTGGCCCTTCAACAGCTGGTTTCAGAAAACTGAAGTTAGCCTCCAAGATTTCAGGCTCACTGCGACCTCCAATTCCTTCAAAAGCCGtttccactaaactgtcttcagtATCAAATGCTCCTGATTTATTTCAGAGTCAAATAAATATTGGACACTGGCTTTGGGAGTG GAAGCTCATTCTCAGAAATTTGGGAAAAATCTCCACGCTTGAGTACCTCGACTGTGAGGGTTGCTCTATGCTCAATGAATTGCCAGAGGGAATGGAGGCTCAAAAGTCCTTACAGCATTTAAATGTTCTCTATACTGAGCTGACGAAATTCCCTCAGGATCTGGAACAGCTGGAAAATCTGAAGGAACTACTTATAGGGAGCTCAAAATTGGTAGAGTTACCATCTTCTCTATATACTTTGAGCAGATTAACAGGCTTGACCCTGTTAGGATGCACAAAACGATTTTATATTGACAACTCTATTGAAAAGTTAGTGCATTTGGAAAGGGCTAGAATATATAATTGCGGACTCAAAGCATTACCAGAAAGAATTGCGTGGATGAATATGAAAATTTTGGATGTTTAA